A genomic region of Saprospiraceae bacterium contains the following coding sequences:
- a CDS encoding PASTA domain-containing protein, translated as MPKYIGVSQEEAIKHARKKDFVLLVTDSIFWKGKPGGLIISQIPTAGSMVKEGRSIYVTITKYRAEGLLSSDLPILYGKRFEFKRKELYNNFELYSRVKEIRYDPGPEQHILEVQYKGQVLTDAEKRTDNIEILKGDTLDFVLSTQSGGKVDMPKLRCMNFAEVRFLLNTYKLELSDLQYMSEITDEENAIVVWQYPNPGESIALGSTIQLKIQQDKPADCD; from the coding sequence ATGCCAAAGTATATTGGGGTTAGTCAGGAAGAAGCCATCAAACATGCTCGAAAGAAAGATTTTGTATTATTAGTCACGGATTCAATCTTCTGGAAAGGCAAACCGGGGGGTCTCATCATTTCTCAAATTCCAACTGCAGGTTCTATGGTCAAAGAAGGCAGGTCCATTTATGTTACGATTACAAAATACCGCGCGGAAGGGCTGCTTTCAAGTGATTTACCAATATTGTATGGCAAGCGTTTTGAATTCAAACGAAAAGAACTATACAACAATTTTGAATTGTATTCACGGGTCAAAGAAATTCGCTATGATCCCGGTCCTGAGCAACATATACTTGAAGTACAGTACAAAGGTCAAGTATTGACAGATGCTGAAAAACGCACAGATAATATTGAAATATTAAAAGGCGATACCTTGGATTTTGTATTATCAACTCAAAGTGGTGGCAAAGTAGATATGCCAAAACTTCGTTGTATGAATTTTGCAGAAGTAAGGTTTTTATTAAATACTTATAAGCTTGAATTATCAGATCTGCAATACATGAGTGAAATTACGGATGAAGAAAATGCAATCGTTGTTTGGCAATACCCAAATCCGGGCGAATCAATCGCTTTGGGATCTACTATACAATTGAAAATTCAGCAGGACAAACCTGCAGATTGTGATTAA